One window of Treponema denticola genomic DNA carries:
- a CDS encoding DUF2339 domain-containing protein: MVLVLVIVIALILYILIFPIKNAFKIKKQEEEIIRLKSKLSDLEFKFQGNSNVSSETEAQVWIKAGESSTNEDNTTNPFVKESSNDETLSKDEVKENLKQKGIKEKHDALSPYFKKLFSIESIISKLGIILLLIGVGFIFKLSYDKGYITQEVALIIGGLIGVALCFFGFRSSAKSRLVLSQVLFGGGIAVFYLTAYAAYLRYGILGDFSAFIFLSLITALSYTLSIMTVSSSISIIGLLGSLIIPFAVDLGFLGLTGFGLYVFAVSTLSSAVYFFKRWRLLQFISLISFLGILTRLLLTTALNVDDAVLFFGLVLLLMAVHIIPDLYFYLKDDEKKRDKILSPAFGVLNLGFSLFLTYKLSIYKFAPQSSVYLIFSFFYIILAYLAFRKKRMDNLGLIYLAGALLSLYVTVVDRFTYDIQPVLILSMAFLGFWLFRKKEELKVFVLLHLLFAAAYIMAIISLGRDFDNLTPLFFFLQGAFYLVPMGLSVFVQKEKFKKAYQGFVFQAYIFIFLILSLYKLDIKRTEIFAQGFVLVLIVVYNLMHHKLKKEWFYERAVDAGIFILFLFSFADTLNCFFKWNRSYVYLFLGIEAALSFAVYSLSLIKEKTENARFFYRLCFFILMLKIMLFDFSITVDQFRYGILLSGLFILALDKFYKNKFNKDKASLNVGRIFLITVAFFYYIFIYSHMPYQDAILIKIWNIDVLSVVINILNALILIAFFKILNMPQILYFAVISLIFVFLSFVDIYLPIKNGGILTLLWAFYSIASFVYYLRKGRARMVYISLGLIIFVAAKLIILDLNTLNILSKVITSLVFGVALLLLSYAIQPMLKKFGKTEIEKTEES; encoded by the coding sequence ATGGTATTAGTTCTTGTAATTGTAATTGCTCTTATATTATATATTCTTATATTTCCTATCAAAAATGCTTTTAAAATAAAAAAGCAAGAAGAAGAAATTATTCGTTTAAAAAGTAAGCTTTCGGATTTGGAATTTAAATTTCAGGGCAATTCTAATGTTTCTTCTGAAACTGAGGCTCAAGTATGGATTAAGGCCGGAGAAAGTTCTACGAATGAAGATAATACAACTAATCCGTTTGTTAAGGAATCTTCTAATGATGAGACTCTTTCAAAAGATGAGGTAAAAGAAAACTTAAAACAAAAAGGAATTAAAGAAAAACATGATGCTCTTTCTCCGTATTTTAAGAAATTATTTTCAATAGAATCCATTATCAGTAAGCTGGGGATTATCCTTCTTTTGATAGGGGTAGGCTTTATCTTCAAGCTAAGCTATGACAAGGGATATATAACGCAAGAGGTCGCCTTGATTATAGGCGGCTTGATAGGAGTTGCTCTTTGCTTTTTCGGCTTTAGGAGTTCGGCTAAATCGAGGCTTGTATTAAGTCAGGTTCTATTTGGGGGAGGTATAGCCGTTTTTTATCTTACTGCTTACGCAGCCTATTTAAGGTACGGTATTTTAGGGGATTTTTCCGCCTTTATATTTTTAAGCTTGATTACGGCTCTTTCTTACACCCTTTCAATTATGACCGTGTCTTCATCAATCTCAATAATCGGCTTGCTTGGTTCCCTTATAATACCCTTTGCTGTAGATTTAGGCTTTTTAGGTTTGACAGGCTTCGGGCTCTATGTATTTGCAGTTTCAACCCTTTCATCAGCGGTTTATTTTTTTAAGCGATGGAGGCTTTTGCAGTTTATCTCGCTGATTTCCTTTTTAGGAATTTTAACCCGTCTTTTACTTACTACGGCTTTGAATGTTGATGATGCGGTTCTGTTTTTCGGCCTTGTGCTTTTATTGATGGCCGTTCATATCATTCCGGATCTTTATTTTTATTTAAAAGATGATGAAAAGAAAAGGGATAAAATTCTCTCTCCTGCTTTTGGCGTTTTAAATTTAGGCTTTTCCTTATTTTTAACATATAAGCTTTCTATTTATAAATTTGCGCCTCAAAGCAGCGTCTATCTTATTTTTTCATTTTTTTACATAATTTTAGCCTATCTTGCTTTCCGAAAAAAAAGAATGGATAATTTGGGGCTTATTTACCTTGCGGGGGCTTTGCTTTCTCTTTATGTAACGGTAGTGGATAGGTTTACATACGATATTCAGCCCGTCCTTATATTAAGTATGGCCTTTTTAGGATTTTGGCTTTTCCGCAAAAAAGAAGAATTAAAAGTTTTTGTTTTACTTCACCTTCTTTTTGCTGCAGCTTATATAATGGCGATAATTTCACTTGGGCGAGATTTTGACAATCTTACGCCGCTGTTCTTTTTCCTTCAAGGAGCGTTTTACCTTGTTCCGATGGGCTTATCGGTTTTTGTACAAAAAGAAAAATTTAAAAAGGCTTATCAAGGATTTGTTTTTCAAGCCTATATTTTTATATTTTTGATCTTAAGTTTGTATAAACTTGATATAAAGAGGACGGAAATTTTTGCTCAAGGCTTTGTGCTCGTCCTCATAGTTGTTTATAACCTTATGCATCATAAACTTAAAAAAGAATGGTTCTATGAGCGGGCTGTAGATGCGGGAATTTTTATTTTATTTTTATTTTCGTTTGCAGACACTTTAAATTGTTTTTTTAAATGGAACCGCTCTTATGTATATCTTTTTCTTGGAATTGAAGCGGCTCTAAGTTTTGCAGTTTACAGTCTTTCTCTAATAAAAGAAAAAACTGAAAATGCCAGATTTTTTTACAGGCTTTGCTTTTTTATTTTAATGTTGAAAATTATGCTCTTCGATTTTTCTATTACAGTAGATCAATTTAGATATGGAATTTTACTTTCGGGACTTTTTATTTTAGCCTTGGATAAATTTTATAAAAATAAGTTTAATAAAGATAAGGCAAGTTTAAATGTCGGCCGTATATTTTTGATTACCGTTGCATTTTTTTATTACATATTTATTTACAGCCATATGCCGTATCAGGATGCAATCCTCATTAAAATTTGGAATATAGATGTTCTTTCGGTTGTAATAAATATTTTAAATGCCCTTATATTGATTGCTTTTTTTAAGATACTAAACATGCCGCAAATTCTTTACTTTGCAGTTATCAGTCTTATCTTTGTTTTTTTGAGCTTTGTGGATATTTATCTCCCCATAAAAAACGGCGGCATTTTAACCCTTCTTTGGGCTTTTTATTCTATAGCTTCTTTTGTTTATTATTTGCGGAAGGGAAGAGCTAGGATGGTTTATATTTCGCTTGGGTTAAT